The Miscanthus floridulus cultivar M001 chromosome 17, ASM1932011v1, whole genome shotgun sequence genome has a window encoding:
- the LOC136515593 gene encoding uncharacterized protein, with translation MLEAVGDFGKSLIEPSAYEMSGLFLQKAKKKVEDSLKNQKEQWALIGCSLMTDAWTDKKGRGVMNIVVHSAFGVYFLDSVDCSSVKKNGQYIFELVDKWIEEIGEKNVVQVVTNNASVNWAAADLLKAKRPSIFWTGCAAHTIDLMLEDIGKIKKIDDTIVRARSLTAFLYSHRRVLALMRKCLGKDLVRVGITRFATAYLNLKSLLDNKKELGRLFRENELNEMGYLKSDKGKNAAKTVRSETFWKNVDCAVNFLSH, from the coding sequence ATGCTTGAGGCAGTTGGAGACTTTGGCAAATCCTTGATAGAGCCTAGTGCATATGAGATGAGTGGTCTATTTTTACAGAAAGCTAAGAAGAAGGTAGAGGATTCATTGAAGAACCAAAAGGAGCAATGGGCACTCATAGGCTGTTCACTTATGACAGATGCATGGACAGATAAGAAAGGTAGGGGAGTAATGAATATTGTAGTTCATAGTGCTTTTGGTGTTTATTTCCTAGACTCAGTGGACTGCTCATCTGTTAAGAAAAATGGCCAATATATCTTCGAACTTGTTGACAAATGGATTGAAGAAATAGGAGAGAAAAATGTTGTTCAAGTGGTGACTAACAATGCTAGTGTGAATTGGGCAGCAGCAGATCTATTGAAAGCAAAGAGACCTTCAATTTTCTGGACTGGGTGTGCTGCCCACACTATAGATCTGATGCTGGAGGATATAGGCAAGATTAAGAAAATTGATGACACAATTGTGAGAGCAAGATCTTTGACAGCATTCCTTTATTCTCATAGAAGGGTGCTGGCACTCATGAGGAAATGTCTAGGGAAAGATCTAGTGCGTGTTGGTATTACACGCTTTGCTACAGCCTATTTGAACTTGAAGAGCTTGCTGGACAACAAGAAAGAGTTGGGAAGGTTGTTTAGGGAAAATGAGCTCAATGAAATGGGTTACTTAAAGTCGGACAAAGGGAAGAATGCTGCCAAAACTGTCAGGTCTGAAACATTTTGGAAAAATGTTGATTGTGCTGTCAATTTTTTGAGCCACTAG
- the LOC136515594 gene encoding uncharacterized protein: MDSDVPAMGFLHGCLLDAKKEIAKRFDNDESRYKDVWEKIYRRWDNKLKTHLHLAGYYLNPYYYYPNKIEIESDGTFSEGLVTCVTKMVPDSEIQDKIFDELNMYQNELGSFGKDITTRQRRNEKNDPAKWWLNHGTSSPNLRKLATRILGLTCSSSDCERNWSDFEQVQSKRRNKLLHGRMSDLVYVKFNSRLKHKRENKAKDPIEKQFVDILEDDDNEFITRVALAADDE; encoded by the exons ATGGATAGTGATGTACCAGCCATGGGTTTTTTACATGGCTGTTTATTGGATGCAAAGAAGGAAATTGCCAAAAGATTTGACAATGATGAGAGCCGCTACAAAGATGTTTGGGAAAAGATTTATAGGAGGTGGGATAATAAGCTGAAGACTCATTTGCATCTAGCTGGTTATTACTTGAACCCATACTACTATTATCCAAATAAAATAGAGATCGAATCAGATGGAACATTTAGCGAGGGTCTAGTTACTTGTGTCACAAAGATGGTCCCCGATTCAGAAATCCAAGATAAGATATTTGATGAACTCAatatgtaccaaaatgagctggGATCATTTGGAAAAGACATTACTACAAGGCAGCGGAGGAATGAAAAAAATGATCCGG CTAAATGGTGGCTGAATCATGGAACCAGCTCTCCAAATCTTAGGAAATTGGCAACAAGAATTTTGGGCCTAACATGCAGCTCCTCAGACTGTGAGAGGAATTGGAGTGATTTTGAACAA GTTCAGTCAAAGAGAAGGAACAAATTGCTTCATGGCAGGATGAGTGACCTCGTGTATGTAAAATTTAACTCCAGGCTGAAACATAAAAGAGAGAATAAGGCAAAGGACCCCATTGAGAAGCAATTTGTAGATATTCTAGAAGATGATGACAATGAATTTATCACTAGAGTTGCACTTGCAGCAGATGATGAATAA